In Afipia sp. GAS231, a single window of DNA contains:
- a CDS encoding ABC transporter substrate-binding protein encodes MGQAAKIAETEINSAGGVRGRPVQIVIEDDQSSPEAAVRAAHKLIDVDKVVAIGGSYASAVTSAIAPLCWEGKTVLFTSSGADSITKLPHQGYIFRTSPTVTLQGTRVGNFAVELGAKKMFFLGPQTPFAQTYIEIISGIFKTAGGAGSGLVYEDKKSSYRSEVDQALKESPDVIVLGGYVPDTSVVLKDLYRAGFTGKKVGFSFGINDALTKAIPAEVSEGAYSLIPSASENSDAYKRLIAKMKRTSLDSYSCQVYDHVVLASLALARASSSQADGTAVRDNLRAISQDSEGKQTNDATEALKLVGGGGRVNYDGPSGPLEFADNGDVKGVFFRYEQVEDGKLVVRKVG; translated from the coding sequence ATGGGGCAGGCGGCCAAGATCGCCGAGACCGAGATCAATTCCGCGGGCGGCGTACGGGGCCGGCCTGTTCAGATCGTCATCGAAGATGACCAGAGCAGTCCGGAGGCCGCCGTACGGGCTGCTCACAAACTGATCGACGTGGACAAAGTGGTCGCGATCGGTGGCTCTTACGCCTCGGCTGTGACTTCGGCGATCGCGCCGCTCTGCTGGGAAGGCAAGACGGTCCTGTTCACGTCCTCGGGGGCTGACAGCATCACCAAGCTACCGCATCAGGGCTACATTTTCAGGACCTCGCCGACCGTCACCTTGCAAGGCACCCGCGTTGGCAATTTCGCGGTCGAATTAGGCGCCAAGAAGATGTTCTTCCTCGGGCCTCAAACGCCATTCGCGCAAACGTACATCGAGATCATTTCCGGGATATTCAAGACGGCCGGCGGGGCGGGCAGCGGGCTGGTCTATGAGGACAAGAAGTCGAGTTACCGCTCCGAGGTCGATCAGGCGCTGAAGGAATCGCCGGACGTCATCGTGCTCGGCGGTTACGTGCCTGACACGTCGGTCGTGCTGAAGGATCTGTACCGTGCAGGGTTCACCGGCAAGAAGGTCGGCTTCTCGTTCGGGATCAACGATGCGCTCACGAAGGCGATTCCCGCGGAGGTTTCAGAAGGTGCTTATTCGCTTATTCCCTCCGCATCGGAGAATTCCGACGCCTACAAGCGGCTGATCGCTAAGATGAAGCGGACCTCCCTCGATAGCTATTCCTGCCAGGTCTACGATCACGTCGTGCTGGCCTCGCTGGCGCTCGCTCGCGCTTCGTCCAGTCAGGCAGATGGTACGGCGGTCCGCGACAATCTGCGTGCCATCTCCCAGGACAGTGAAGGCAAACAGACGAATGACGCGACCGAGGCATTGAAGCTGGTCGGCGGCGGTGGTCGCGTGAACTACGATGGACCGAGCGGTCCCCTTGAGTTCGCCGACAACGGCGACGTGAAGGGTGTGTTCTTCCGTTATGAGCAGGTTGAGGACGGCAAGCTCGTTGTCCGCAAGGTCGGTTGA
- a CDS encoding bifunctional sugar phosphate isomerase/epimerase/4-hydroxyphenylpyruvate dioxygenase family protein, translating to MAKFSIATVALSGSLDEKLRAIAGAGFDTVEIFENDLLTFNGSPRDVGKLCRDLGLSICAFQPFRDFEGMPEPQRTRNFARAQHKFDLMQELQTDLLLICSNVSPASVGGIDRAAADFHALGELAASHGLRVGFEALAWGRHVNDYRDAWEIVRRANHKSIGIILDSFHALAPAFPVSAIQSIPADKIFLVQLADAPKLGLDVLSWSRHFRCFPGQGDLPVGAFMEAVAATGYTGPLSLEIFNDQFRSGSAVRTATDGLRSLILLEDHVTQSSINAPSPRLQPKARSRGVGFVEFAVDESNAKNLSVLFGQLGFRKTGSHRTKNVERWSQGDIELVINCEPDGFAHSHYITHGPGVCAIAIDIDDAGKTMKRAEALNAHTFYQPVGPGELEIPAIRGVGGSLLYFLETAGKNWDTDFVTLPSDVVTDHLDAVDHISQSMPYDEMLSWLLFYTGILDLQRLPQMEIADPLGLVQSQALISGNQGLRMILNGSSATRTLSARFINEFFGSGVQHIAFSCTDIFAAVSDMRARGADFLKIPDNYYDDIEAKYDLDAATMTALRDNQILYDREGEGEFFQVYTHTFDERFFFEIVQRRNYEGFGAANAAVRLAAQTRESRPLTIPRA from the coding sequence ATGGCCAAATTTTCCATCGCCACCGTAGCGCTGAGCGGCTCGCTCGACGAAAAGCTGCGCGCCATCGCCGGTGCCGGCTTCGACACGGTCGAGATTTTCGAGAATGACCTGCTGACGTTCAATGGAAGCCCGCGCGACGTTGGCAAGCTCTGCCGGGATCTCGGTCTTTCCATCTGCGCGTTTCAACCGTTTCGCGATTTCGAGGGCATGCCCGAGCCGCAGCGCACGCGCAACTTTGCCCGCGCGCAGCACAAGTTCGACCTGATGCAGGAACTGCAAACGGATTTGCTGCTGATCTGCAGCAATGTTTCGCCGGCCTCGGTCGGAGGAATTGATCGCGCGGCAGCGGATTTCCACGCCTTAGGTGAACTCGCGGCTTCGCATGGCCTGCGCGTCGGTTTCGAGGCGCTGGCCTGGGGACGCCACGTCAACGACTACCGCGATGCATGGGAGATCGTGCGGCGCGCTAATCACAAATCAATTGGTATCATTCTCGACAGTTTTCACGCGCTGGCGCCGGCATTTCCCGTCAGCGCCATCCAATCGATTCCGGCGGACAAGATATTCCTTGTGCAGCTTGCAGACGCACCAAAGCTGGGTCTTGACGTGCTGTCCTGGAGCCGGCACTTCCGCTGTTTCCCGGGCCAGGGTGATCTGCCGGTGGGTGCCTTCATGGAAGCGGTGGCGGCGACAGGTTACACCGGTCCGCTCTCTTTGGAGATATTCAACGACCAGTTCCGGTCCGGCTCGGCGGTCCGCACTGCAACGGACGGTCTGCGTTCGCTGATCTTGCTGGAAGATCATGTGACGCAGAGCTCCATCAATGCGCCATCGCCGCGACTGCAGCCAAAAGCTCGGAGCCGCGGCGTCGGTTTCGTCGAATTTGCTGTCGATGAATCCAATGCCAAGAATTTATCGGTTTTGTTTGGCCAGCTTGGGTTCCGCAAGACCGGCTCCCACCGTACCAAGAATGTTGAACGCTGGTCGCAAGGCGATATCGAACTGGTGATCAATTGTGAGCCGGACGGCTTTGCCCATTCGCACTACATCACACATGGTCCGGGTGTCTGCGCCATCGCGATTGATATCGACGACGCTGGCAAGACTATGAAACGCGCAGAAGCGCTAAATGCGCATACCTTCTATCAGCCGGTCGGGCCCGGTGAGCTCGAAATTCCGGCCATACGTGGTGTCGGCGGCAGTCTCCTGTATTTTCTCGAGACCGCAGGGAAGAATTGGGACACCGACTTTGTCACGCTGCCAAGTGATGTTGTGACCGACCATCTTGACGCCGTCGATCATATCTCGCAGTCGATGCCTTACGACGAGATGTTGTCCTGGCTGTTGTTCTACACCGGCATACTTGACCTGCAACGCTTGCCGCAAATGGAGATCGCCGATCCACTCGGGCTGGTTCAGTCCCAGGCGCTGATCAGCGGCAATCAGGGCTTACGCATGATCCTGAACGGGTCATCGGCTACGCGAACGCTTTCGGCGCGTTTCATCAACGAATTCTTCGGGTCTGGCGTTCAACACATTGCCTTTTCATGCACGGATATTTTTGCGGCCGTCTCCGACATGCGCGCGCGCGGCGCGGACTTCCTCAAGATTCCGGATAATTACTACGACGATATCGAAGCAAAATACGATCTCGATGCGGCCACAATGACAGCGCTTCGCGACAATCAGATTTTGTACGACCGTGAAGGCGAGGGTGAGTTCTTCCAGGTCTATACCCACACGTTCGATGAGCGGTTTTTCTTTGAGATCGTGCAGCGCCGAAACTACGAGGGTTTTGGCGCCGCCAACGCTGCCGTTCGCCTCGCTGCCCAAACGCGAGAGTCGCGGCCGCTAACCATTCCGCGCGCGTGA
- a CDS encoding Lrp/AsnC family transcriptional regulator yields the protein MTNANLADAVGLSASPCLQRVKRLESAGYITGYGAQINLAKLTENIMVFTEITLVDHRKEDFVRFEANLRNVEELMECHLVSGGYDYLLRFVSRSVNHYQERMENLLERNIGIEKYFSYIVLKSPIVKNVLPLKTLLDPPQ from the coding sequence ATGACGAATGCCAATCTGGCGGATGCGGTCGGCCTTTCGGCGAGCCCGTGCCTGCAGCGCGTCAAGCGCCTGGAATCGGCCGGATACATAACGGGGTACGGCGCTCAGATCAATCTCGCCAAGCTCACCGAAAACATAATGGTCTTCACCGAAATCACTTTGGTCGACCATCGCAAGGAGGATTTCGTAAGATTCGAGGCTAATCTGCGTAACGTCGAGGAACTAATGGAATGTCACCTCGTCAGTGGCGGATACGACTATCTGCTTCGCTTTGTCAGCCGCAGTGTCAACCATTATCAAGAGCGGATGGAAAACCTGCTCGAGCGTAACATCGGGATAGAGAAGTATTTTAGCTACATTGTGCTGAAATCCCCAATCGTGAAAAACGTCCTTCCCCTGAAGACGCTTCTTGATCCGCCGCAATGA
- a CDS encoding ABC transporter ATP-binding protein, producing the protein MTTLNASGVCGGYATAELIVKGVDLTVGPKELAVIIGPNGAGKSTFLKLLAGLLSKRTGQVSVDDAALLPGDALAACERGVSFVPQERNVFGSLTVQENLEMGGYLLRSGLKSRIEEQLSRFPILRGRLREKAGNLSGGQRQVLAVAIALMTNPKVLLLDEPTAGLSPAAAKEIFVLIRELASSGLAILMVEQNALLALEYGTRGVVLVAGKKVRDDTADTVLRDDEIRHLFLGRAAPAAAHHV; encoded by the coding sequence ATGACGACTCTCAATGCAAGCGGCGTCTGCGGCGGATATGCGACCGCCGAGTTGATCGTGAAGGGAGTGGATCTGACCGTGGGCCCGAAGGAGCTGGCGGTTATCATCGGCCCGAACGGCGCCGGCAAGTCGACGTTCTTAAAGCTGCTGGCCGGTCTACTTTCGAAGCGCACCGGCCAAGTCTCGGTCGACGATGCCGCGCTTCTGCCCGGAGACGCTCTTGCGGCCTGCGAGCGTGGCGTCAGTTTCGTCCCGCAAGAACGCAACGTCTTCGGCAGCCTCACGGTTCAGGAGAACCTGGAGATGGGCGGCTATCTGCTGCGATCGGGATTGAAGAGCCGGATCGAAGAGCAGCTTTCCCGCTTCCCCATTCTCCGTGGAAGGCTTCGTGAAAAGGCCGGCAATCTTTCGGGTGGACAACGCCAGGTTCTCGCAGTCGCGATCGCGCTGATGACCAATCCGAAAGTGCTTCTTCTTGACGAACCAACTGCGGGTCTCTCGCCCGCAGCCGCAAAGGAGATCTTCGTGCTGATTCGCGAACTGGCATCCAGCGGGCTTGCGATCCTCATGGTCGAGCAGAACGCGCTTTTGGCCTTGGAGTACGGAACGCGCGGCGTCGTTCTGGTGGCTGGAAAGAAGGTTCGCGACGATACAGCCGACACGGTCCTCCGGGACGACGAAATCCGGCACCTGTTTTTGGGACGCGCGGCGCCGGCGGCCGCACACCACGTTTGA
- a CDS encoding branched-chain amino acid ABC transporter permease, with protein sequence MISYLIFSGTIAGFYALLSLGLVMAWGQGGLVNLGLVGFVGLGAYTSALLSGAGFPLWLDWIAAAAVSGAVGVALCLVVRNLRGDYLAIVTLGFAEILRLVETNEKWLTKGSDGISGIVAPLKGYLGDSFPLFYLILTWALVGLAAFLLNWLLRSPFGRALRAVRDDEQVAAVAGKSVLRLKLQAFGMGAALSGLAGALYAHFTSFIAPDVFIVQLTIYIFLAVTVGGYTRLAGAVVGSIALVALLEATRFLAAVIPGLDAVQIASLREFAIAVTLVVIMQLRPEGAFGMTNEHSGLRGPRPVQDPSHGQKTVLDDAI encoded by the coding sequence ATGATCTCGTATCTCATTTTCTCCGGCACGATCGCCGGGTTCTACGCTTTGCTATCCCTCGGCCTGGTCATGGCGTGGGGACAGGGGGGGCTGGTGAACCTCGGCCTTGTCGGGTTCGTGGGGCTGGGCGCCTACACATCGGCGCTGCTGTCGGGAGCGGGCTTTCCACTATGGCTTGACTGGATCGCGGCTGCCGCCGTGTCCGGGGCGGTAGGCGTGGCACTCTGTCTGGTCGTGCGAAATCTGCGTGGCGATTACCTCGCGATCGTAACCCTCGGATTTGCGGAGATTCTGCGGCTGGTGGAAACGAACGAAAAGTGGCTGACCAAGGGGAGCGACGGCATTTCCGGAATTGTCGCTCCGCTCAAAGGCTATCTTGGGGACTCCTTTCCGCTTTTTTATCTCATTCTAACTTGGGCGCTCGTCGGCCTCGCGGCCTTTCTGCTCAACTGGCTCCTGAGAAGCCCGTTCGGTCGGGCGTTGCGCGCCGTGCGGGACGACGAACAGGTCGCTGCAGTCGCAGGCAAGTCGGTGCTCCGTCTCAAACTTCAAGCGTTCGGAATGGGTGCAGCGCTCTCTGGACTGGCAGGGGCACTTTACGCGCACTTTACGAGTTTCATCGCTCCGGATGTCTTCATCGTCCAATTGACGATCTACATCTTTCTTGCAGTCACGGTCGGCGGTTACACGCGCCTCGCCGGCGCGGTGGTCGGCTCCATCGCACTGGTCGCCCTGCTGGAGGCAACCCGCTTCCTCGCCGCTGTGATCCCAGGACTCGACGCCGTGCAGATCGCATCCCTTCGCGAATTTGCCATCGCCGTTACCTTGGTCGTCATCATGCAACTGCGGCCTGAGGGTGCCTTCGGCATGACCAACGAGCACTCCGGTCTGCGCGGGCCGCGCCCGGTTCAAGATCCCTCTCACGGACAAAAAACGGTACTGGACGATGCAATCTGA
- the gabT gene encoding 4-aminobutyrate--2-oxoglutarate transaminase has translation MSAPHSTAAELAALRNANIARGVLTAHPITIARADGAFVWDVEGKQYLDFVAGIGVLNVGHNHPRVVAAVQKQLKDVTHMAFQVAAYQPYLALAEKLNALVGKGEAHKSIFLTSGAEAVENAIKIARAYTNRSAVIAFRGGFHGRTMLGVSLTGMSQPYKQNFGPFASEIYHTAFPDAYRGMTTERALEALEEVFATDIAPERVAAIIIEPVQGDGGFLPAPPQFLRALRDITKRHGIVLIADEIQTGFGRTGKLFAFEHAGIQPDLVTVAKSLAGGFPLSGVVGRAEIMDAPLPGGLGGTYGGNAIGCAAALAVLDAFQHDGLLGRAEHLGKRLEAGLRKLAQKHALIGDVHGLGFMQAIELVTDRKSKMPDPNCAQRVIDHARERGLLVIKCGVHRNVIRFLAPLVVSDEDLDKALAITDAALSAEGVQAVA, from the coding sequence ATGTCAGCCCCTCACAGCACCGCCGCCGAGCTCGCCGCACTGCGCAACGCCAACATTGCGCGAGGCGTCCTCACAGCGCACCCGATCACAATCGCCCGCGCCGATGGCGCATTCGTCTGGGACGTAGAGGGCAAGCAATATCTGGACTTCGTCGCCGGCATTGGCGTTCTCAACGTCGGTCACAACCATCCTCGGGTCGTGGCCGCCGTGCAGAAGCAGCTCAAAGACGTGACCCACATGGCGTTCCAGGTCGCGGCCTACCAACCGTATCTGGCACTCGCCGAAAAGCTAAATGCCTTGGTGGGCAAGGGCGAAGCCCACAAGAGCATCTTCCTGACCTCGGGAGCCGAGGCCGTAGAGAACGCGATCAAGATCGCCCGTGCCTACACCAACCGCTCCGCCGTGATAGCGTTCAGAGGAGGCTTCCACGGTCGAACGATGCTTGGCGTCAGCCTCACCGGCATGAGCCAGCCTTACAAGCAGAACTTCGGCCCGTTCGCCTCCGAGATCTATCATACGGCGTTTCCCGATGCTTATCGGGGCATGACGACAGAGCGCGCACTTGAAGCGCTGGAGGAAGTCTTCGCGACCGACATCGCTCCGGAACGCGTCGCCGCGATCATCATCGAGCCAGTGCAGGGCGACGGTGGATTCCTCCCCGCCCCGCCCCAGTTCCTCAGGGCGCTGCGCGACATTACCAAGCGGCATGGCATCGTGCTCATCGCAGATGAGATCCAGACGGGATTCGGACGGACCGGAAAGCTCTTCGCCTTCGAGCACGCCGGGATCCAGCCTGATCTGGTGACCGTGGCCAAAAGTCTCGCGGGCGGGTTTCCGCTGTCCGGGGTGGTCGGGCGGGCTGAGATCATGGACGCTCCGCTGCCCGGCGGCCTCGGCGGTACCTATGGCGGCAACGCTATCGGTTGCGCCGCCGCGCTCGCGGTTCTGGACGCCTTCCAACACGACGGGCTGCTCGGTCGCGCCGAACACCTCGGCAAGAGACTCGAAGCGGGCCTTCGCAAACTGGCACAAAAGCACGCGCTTATCGGAGACGTGCACGGATTGGGATTCATGCAAGCGATCGAACTGGTTACCGACCGCAAGTCCAAAATGCCCGACCCCAACTGTGCCCAGCGCGTGATCGACCACGCCCGGGAGCGCGGACTACTGGTCATCAAGTGCGGCGTCCACCGCAACGTTATCCGCTTCCTGGCGCCGCTGGTCGTCTCGGACGAGGACCTCGACAAGGCGCTCGCAATCACGGACGCGGCGTTGTCTGCTGAAGGCGTACAGGCCGTCGCCTAA
- a CDS encoding NAD-dependent succinate-semialdehyde dehydrogenase, translated as MSLSERLKDPRLFRQQAFVAGAWVDADDGATIAVTDPATGAEIGIVPALGAEETRRAVKAAEEAWPAWRSLPSSERGRLLEEWCRLILENIDDLSLIMTMEQGKPIAESVGEIRYGAGFIKWFAEEARRLYGDTIPAPTADRRILVLKEPVGVSAAITPWNFPNAMITRKAGPALAAGCPIIAKPSELTPFSALALAVLAERAGIPKGVVSVVTGMPQAIGAELTSNPSVRKLSFTGSTRVGQLLMQQSASTIKRVSFELGGNAPFIVFDDADVELAVAGLMVSKFRNGGQTCVCANRVLVQDGIYEKFADRLLAEISKLVVGSGLREGVTIGPLINRAAVDKVRRHIDDALANGAAIMLGGKTGSKDQFVEPTVLSNATASMQLANEETFGPVAPLFRFKHEEEAIQIANATPYGLASYFYTSNLNRSWRVAERLEFGMVGLNTGSVSLEVAPFGGIKQSGIGREGSKFGIEEYLEIKAFHIGGLTAR; from the coding sequence ATGTCACTAAGCGAGCGTTTGAAAGATCCGCGCCTCTTCCGTCAGCAGGCATTCGTCGCTGGCGCATGGGTCGATGCTGACGACGGCGCCACCATCGCCGTTACAGATCCGGCGACCGGTGCCGAGATCGGGATCGTACCGGCGCTTGGTGCCGAAGAGACCAGACGCGCCGTCAAGGCGGCCGAGGAAGCTTGGCCGGCCTGGCGCTCCCTTCCGAGCAGCGAACGAGGTCGTCTGCTCGAGGAGTGGTGCCGGTTGATACTCGAAAACATCGACGATCTCTCCCTGATTATGACAATGGAGCAGGGCAAGCCGATCGCGGAATCAGTCGGGGAGATTCGCTATGGCGCGGGCTTCATCAAGTGGTTCGCGGAAGAGGCGCGCCGACTCTATGGCGATACCATCCCGGCGCCGACCGCGGACCGCCGTATCCTCGTTCTGAAGGAGCCCGTTGGGGTTTCTGCTGCGATAACTCCGTGGAATTTTCCGAACGCGATGATCACTCGGAAGGCAGGTCCGGCTCTCGCCGCAGGCTGCCCCATCATCGCCAAGCCCTCCGAACTTACCCCGTTCTCCGCCCTGGCGTTGGCTGTACTCGCCGAGCGGGCTGGTATTCCGAAGGGAGTGGTCTCGGTCGTGACCGGAATGCCGCAGGCGATCGGGGCGGAGCTCACGTCAAATCCCTCTGTCCGCAAGCTCTCGTTCACCGGATCCACTCGCGTCGGACAACTTCTGATGCAGCAGTCGGCCAGCACGATCAAGCGTGTGAGCTTCGAACTGGGAGGCAACGCTCCCTTCATCGTATTCGACGATGCCGACGTCGAGCTTGCCGTGGCTGGGTTGATGGTGAGCAAGTTTCGCAATGGTGGTCAAACCTGCGTCTGCGCAAACCGGGTGCTCGTGCAGGACGGAATCTACGAGAAGTTCGCCGACCGACTGCTGGCGGAGATTTCGAAGCTCGTGGTGGGCAGCGGGCTGCGCGAGGGCGTCACGATTGGCCCGCTAATCAACCGGGCCGCCGTAGACAAGGTGCGTCGTCACATCGATGATGCCCTGGCCAACGGAGCCGCGATAATGCTCGGCGGAAAGACTGGATCGAAAGATCAGTTCGTCGAGCCCACCGTGCTGTCGAACGCTACCGCGAGCATGCAGTTGGCAAACGAAGAAACCTTCGGTCCGGTTGCTCCCCTGTTCCGGTTCAAGCACGAGGAAGAGGCGATCCAGATCGCCAACGCGACACCCTACGGGCTGGCATCGTATTTCTACACGTCCAACCTCAACCGCTCTTGGCGCGTAGCGGAAAGACTTGAGTTCGGCATGGTCGGTCTGAACACTGGCTCGGTCTCGCTTGAGGTGGCGCCCTTCGGCGGCATCAAGCAGTCCGGGATCGGACGTGAAGGATCCAAGTTCGGCATCGAGGAATATTTGGAGATCAAGGCCTTTCACATCGGAGGACTGACCGCACGTTGA
- a CDS encoding PAS and helix-turn-helix domain-containing protein encodes MRNAITAEIDYRRAFQDAPVGQAIASNRVIKACNKAFADIFRGKPAKFTGTTFERLYPTHTHYESAGLRVGTMLARDRVFSDDRVMRRLDGELFWVHVRGFTYTPKDPHRNTLWVFTELSSRQPKNLTIRGSLTPRERDIAALLIEGKTGKEAALALGISPRTVDIYKTRLLRKYSVTNTPDLVQRLLTG; translated from the coding sequence ATGAGAAACGCCATTACCGCAGAGATCGACTACCGTCGCGCGTTCCAGGATGCGCCGGTGGGACAAGCCATCGCGAGCAACCGAGTGATAAAAGCCTGCAACAAGGCGTTCGCCGATATTTTCCGCGGCAAGCCGGCCAAATTCACTGGAACGACTTTCGAGCGGCTGTATCCGACGCATACCCATTATGAAAGCGCCGGCTTGCGCGTCGGGACGATGCTCGCGAGGGATCGCGTTTTCTCTGACGATCGGGTTATGCGTCGTCTCGATGGTGAACTTTTCTGGGTTCATGTGCGCGGCTTCACTTACACGCCCAAGGATCCACACCGTAATACGCTGTGGGTGTTCACCGAACTTTCCAGCCGACAGCCGAAGAATCTCACGATCCGTGGATCGCTGACGCCACGGGAGCGCGACATCGCGGCGCTGCTGATCGAGGGAAAGACCGGAAAGGAAGCCGCCCTCGCGCTCGGCATAAGTCCCAGAACGGTCGACATCTACAAAACGCGCCTTCTGCGCAAGTACAGCGTGACGAACACACCCGACCTGGTTCAAAGGCTTCTGACCGGCTAG
- a CDS encoding tRNA-binding protein encodes MTQLKSLATYDDFARLDIRIGKVVEVQPFPRARNPSYKVGVDVGADRIMWSTAQITNYEPEALVGSLVVCVCNLAPKNIAGFTSELLILGAKDAAGKVIVLSPRSGVGIGEPIF; translated from the coding sequence ATGACTCAGCTGAAATCCCTGGCTACCTACGACGACTTCGCCCGTCTCGACATCAGGATAGGCAAGGTCGTCGAAGTCCAACCTTTTCCCCGGGCGCGCAACCCGTCCTACAAGGTCGGTGTCGACGTCGGGGCCGATCGGATCATGTGGTCGACCGCCCAAATCACGAACTACGAACCGGAGGCATTAGTCGGCTCCCTGGTCGTCTGCGTCTGCAATCTCGCTCCCAAGAACATCGCGGGGTTCACGTCCGAACTGCTGATTCTCGGCGCAAAAGATGCCGCCGGAAAAGTAATTGTTCTCAGCCCCCGCAGCGGGGTCGGGATCGGAGAGCCGATCTTCTAG
- a CDS encoding ABC transporter ATP-binding protein — protein sequence MPTTAALLEVNDIRASFGGVRALDGASFSVKPGIITGLIGPNGAGKTTVFNCISGLVDGFEGAVRFDGLDIARKRPEIVSRSGLVRSFQLARGCPRMTVFEHLMLYGPWQTGEGVFHALMHPGLIRRQEQALRERAYEVARRLRLDHVLDNLVTDLSGGQKKLLEIGRVLLADPKMVLLDEPMAGVNPTLVGEIADQLAMISESGVTILLIEHEMELIERLCDDVVVMAEGKFLMRGSFDEVTADRRVQECYLGVQLS from the coding sequence ATGCCAACGACAGCGGCATTGCTTGAGGTGAACGATATCAGGGCGAGCTTCGGTGGTGTCCGCGCCCTTGACGGTGCGAGCTTCTCCGTCAAACCCGGCATCATCACCGGCCTGATCGGTCCAAACGGCGCCGGCAAGACGACGGTTTTCAATTGCATCTCAGGTCTTGTCGACGGCTTCGAAGGTGCCGTGCGTTTCGACGGCCTCGACATTGCGCGCAAACGCCCTGAAATCGTCTCACGATCCGGTCTGGTTCGGTCGTTCCAGCTTGCGCGCGGCTGTCCGCGGATGACGGTTTTCGAGCATCTGATGCTGTACGGTCCGTGGCAGACCGGTGAGGGGGTCTTTCACGCGCTGATGCACCCCGGCCTAATCCGCCGTCAGGAGCAAGCGCTGCGCGAACGGGCGTACGAGGTCGCCAGGCGCCTGCGCCTCGACCACGTCCTCGACAATCTCGTCACCGACCTTTCGGGGGGCCAGAAGAAGCTGTTGGAGATCGGCCGGGTGCTTCTCGCGGATCCCAAGATGGTCCTGCTCGACGAGCCGATGGCAGGGGTGAATCCCACACTGGTTGGCGAGATCGCCGACCAGCTCGCGATGATCAGCGAATCCGGCGTGACCATCCTGCTCATCGAGCACGAGATGGAACTCATCGAGCGGCTCTGCGACGACGTCGTGGTCATGGCCGAAGGCAAATTTCTCATGAGGGGCAGTTTCGACGAGGTCACGGCCGACCGCCGCGTCCAGGAGTGCTATCTGGGAGTGCAGCTCTCATGA
- a CDS encoding branched-chain amino acid ABC transporter permease, translated as MLTDLLQYLVNGLIVGALIALPALGLTLIFSVLGFVNFSIAAQLTAGAYAGWLANTALHLPLVPVLLVAFVVAGALGVLTDRVALAPIRRNPTAQTPLMVAVVSIALNMALESAYRFSFGSGLNSFDMPIARDMKIAGVRVGLQQLHNLEIAVGLAVLLALFFSLTRLGKAMRAVADNVDLARLKGIEPVRLANLATFIGMGLAGVGGALLAIDTSVDPSTGSRLILLIFAGSVVGGLTSLGGAVAGALLMGVIGELGLLVLPPVYQSVTAFVAILITLLARPGGIFSGASGVRK; from the coding sequence ATGCTGACCGACCTGCTGCAGTATCTCGTGAACGGACTGATCGTCGGCGCGCTCATCGCGTTGCCGGCGCTTGGGCTGACCTTGATCTTCAGCGTGCTGGGTTTCGTCAATTTCAGCATCGCTGCCCAATTGACGGCCGGCGCGTACGCGGGCTGGCTGGCAAATACGGCCCTGCATCTGCCACTGGTTCCGGTCTTGTTGGTCGCCTTTGTCGTCGCCGGCGCGCTGGGTGTCCTCACGGACCGCGTCGCACTCGCGCCGATCCGACGCAATCCGACCGCGCAGACGCCATTGATGGTGGCGGTGGTTTCGATCGCGTTGAATATGGCCTTGGAGAGCGCATATCGGTTCTCCTTCGGAAGCGGCCTAAACAGCTTCGACATGCCGATTGCGCGCGACATGAAGATTGCGGGCGTCCGTGTCGGTCTTCAGCAGTTGCACAACCTCGAGATAGCGGTCGGCTTGGCAGTCCTGCTTGCCTTGTTCTTTTCGCTGACCCGGCTCGGAAAGGCGATGAGGGCGGTTGCCGACAACGTCGATCTGGCGCGGCTGAAGGGGATCGAGCCCGTTCGTCTCGCCAATCTCGCCACCTTCATCGGAATGGGGCTAGCCGGCGTCGGCGGCGCGCTTCTCGCGATCGATACCAGCGTCGATCCTTCGACGGGATCCAGGTTGATCCTTTTGATCTTCGCCGGCAGCGTCGTCGGAGGCCTGACAAGCCTGGGAGGAGCGGTTGCCGGTGCTCTGCTGATGGGAGTGATCGGAGAGCTAGGCCTTCTGGTGCTACCGCCGGTCTACCAGTCCGTGACCGCCTTCGTTGCGATCCTTATTACCTTGCTTGCGCGGCCGGGCGGGATCTTCTCCGGTGCTTCGGGAGTGAGAAAATGA